Proteins from a genomic interval of Nitrospirota bacterium:
- a CDS encoding efflux RND transporter periplasmic adaptor subunit translates to MRIRWTTLTGTSVFALCLFVTACGDRGNEEPAQPPKASTQSRVPRTSTIQAPASVRNRLRTDRVAAHVVPEVVTAPGEVALDLKQVAKIASRIEGQVQSIHVQLGDRVRRDQPLLAIESLRLDELVQEYLVTKAQADVAESGYRRTNKLWAERIVTERRLVEERGRNLEAQARHQHVREKLLNMGMTTGELRELEHGSHQEGHRYTLTSPIAGTVVAQNVVRGQGVAPGNELFEVVDTSRVWVFASLPIEQARKFKEGDVGTILPKGGEPVTAPLTYLAPIADETTRTIRVRFEVTNEQQRLKPREYVDVQLAVASPPTLAVPVSALTMVDNVRGVFVQRENGYTFVPIEGGREGGGWVEVKKGLSEGEVVVIDGVFDLKNVLLKEHIESGEEG, encoded by the coding sequence ATGAGAATCAGATGGACAACGCTGACCGGGACCTCTGTGTTTGCGCTGTGTCTGTTCGTCACGGCCTGTGGAGACCGCGGAAATGAAGAGCCGGCTCAGCCGCCGAAAGCGAGCACACAGTCAAGGGTGCCCCGCACCAGTACCATTCAGGCTCCGGCATCCGTGCGGAATCGACTCCGTACCGACAGGGTCGCAGCACATGTGGTTCCAGAAGTGGTGACGGCTCCTGGCGAAGTCGCGCTCGATCTGAAGCAGGTCGCCAAGATTGCGTCACGGATTGAAGGGCAAGTCCAATCCATCCATGTCCAGTTGGGTGATCGTGTCCGTCGCGACCAGCCATTGTTGGCGATTGAGAGTCTGCGCTTGGACGAGTTGGTGCAGGAATACCTTGTGACGAAGGCCCAGGCGGATGTGGCCGAGAGTGGGTACCGGCGGACGAATAAGTTATGGGCCGAGCGGATCGTGACAGAGCGTCGACTGGTCGAAGAACGGGGCCGTAACCTTGAAGCACAAGCTCGCCATCAGCATGTCCGTGAAAAGCTGTTGAATATGGGTATGACGACAGGGGAGCTACGCGAGTTGGAGCATGGAAGCCACCAGGAGGGCCATCGCTATACCCTCACCTCGCCGATCGCTGGGACGGTGGTCGCGCAAAATGTCGTGCGAGGGCAGGGCGTCGCTCCCGGCAATGAATTGTTTGAGGTTGTCGACACGAGCCGGGTCTGGGTCTTTGCAAGTTTGCCGATCGAACAAGCCAGAAAGTTCAAGGAAGGCGATGTGGGCACGATTCTGCCAAAGGGCGGTGAACCGGTTACGGCTCCGCTCACCTATCTTGCGCCGATTGCGGATGAGACTACGCGCACAATACGGGTTCGTTTTGAAGTCACGAATGAACAACAGAGGCTGAAGCCACGAGAATATGTGGACGTTCAACTGGCCGTCGCGAGTCCGCCGACCTTAGCGGTCCCCGTCTCTGCCCTGACGATGGTAGACAACGTGCGTGGAGTCTTCGTGCAACGGGAGAACGGCTATACGTTCGTCCCGATCGAAGGCGGCCGTGAAGGCGGGGGTTGGGTGGAAGTGAAGAAAGGACTGAGCGAGGGCGAGGTTGTGGTGATCGATGGCGTTTTCGATTTGAAGAACGTGCTGCTCAAAGAGCATATCGAGTCCGGCGAGGAAGGGTAA
- a CDS encoding CoA-binding protein codes for MVLFIPMNYTDEKTITNVLSDCRTIAVVGLSSNPARPSFGVASYMQVQGYRVVPVNPNETIVLGEPASPSLAAVSQAIDLVNIFRKSEEVLPIVDEAIACGAKAIWMQEGVVNEAAAHRAAQAGLLVVMDRCWLKEHAARSHRG; via the coding sequence ATGGTACTGTTCATTCCCATGAACTACACCGACGAGAAGACGATCACCAATGTTCTCAGTGACTGCCGCACCATCGCAGTGGTGGGTCTGTCCTCGAATCCGGCGCGGCCTTCCTTTGGGGTGGCGAGCTACATGCAGGTGCAAGGGTATCGCGTAGTTCCCGTGAACCCGAACGAAACAATAGTCCTCGGCGAGCCGGCGTCTCCATCACTCGCCGCTGTGTCACAGGCCATCGATCTGGTGAATATCTTCAGGAAGTCGGAAGAAGTCCTTCCAATCGTCGACGAAGCGATTGCGTGTGGCGCCAAAGCCATTTGGATGCAAGAAGGGGTGGTGAATGAAGCTGCAGCGCACCGGGCAGCGCAAGCGGGTCTTCTCGTCGTGATGGACCGTTGTTGGCTCAAAGAACATGCTGCACGGTCGCACCGTGGCTGA
- a CDS encoding radical SAM protein: MPTPRLLLLIPPLTQLNTPYPSTAYLTGFLRGRGIETSQADLGIEMVLKIFSRSGLQAVFEQVREREDELPGEARQMLAVEPAYLHTIEPVIEFLQGRNPSLALLLARPGYLPQGPRFAGHRGRSSSVHALSEQDRAKRFATLYLEDLADLIQATVSPHFSLSRYAEHIARAASSFETIIEAVAVPPTLTDQFMLESLWQHLDRHTPTLVAVTVPFPGNLYGAFRIAHSIKQRRPDITVALGGGYANTELRRLSDPRVFDYVDFVTLDDGERPLLSLIEHLAGTRSRTTLCRTFYREKDRVVFANEMSDREFSMGEVGCPTYSGLNLGRYLTILDSTNPMHRLWSEGHWNKLTVAHGCYWKQCTFCDVGLNYISRYEMTPTDRLIQQIEQLIAETGRRGFHFVDEAAPPAALKALALALLERGITISWWGNIRFEEAFSPDLCRLLAASGCIAVTAGLEAASDRLLEKIKKGITVDQTALVAAAFKDAGILIHAYLMYGCPSETVQETVDSLERVRQLVAADLMQSAFWHRFTATAHSPIGLKPAAHGLRILGPTFQGFAENDLQHEDREGETPDWLGEGLRRSMLNYLEGKGLTLDVRQWFDHATPKPRVSSTWVPRLLKGRVVEDDPGAERRFVWLGGQPVCEPVGRRTRLILPGRMSDRAVTLPTPQAEWLNDLILQSTPHHNPSRPYPLLRDSKPAFPGTAREFDSFLKTTAWKQVRAAGLLLV; the protein is encoded by the coding sequence ATGCCGACACCGCGACTCTTGCTCCTCATCCCTCCGCTCACGCAACTGAATACACCCTATCCCTCCACGGCCTATCTCACCGGCTTTCTCCGTGGTCGTGGGATTGAAACCTCCCAGGCCGATCTCGGCATCGAAATGGTGCTCAAGATCTTCAGCCGATCGGGGCTCCAGGCGGTGTTCGAGCAGGTGCGCGAACGCGAAGATGAGTTGCCCGGTGAAGCCAGGCAGATGCTCGCGGTCGAGCCGGCCTATCTGCATACCATCGAACCGGTCATCGAGTTTCTCCAGGGACGCAATCCCTCATTAGCCCTGCTCCTCGCCCGTCCAGGATACCTGCCTCAAGGCCCCCGCTTTGCCGGCCATCGAGGACGATCCTCGTCAGTCCATGCCCTATCGGAGCAGGATCGCGCCAAACGATTCGCCACCCTCTATCTTGAAGACCTGGCCGATTTGATCCAGGCGACGGTCTCGCCCCATTTTTCCCTGAGCCGCTATGCCGAACATATCGCCAGAGCCGCCTCGTCGTTTGAGACCATCATTGAGGCCGTCGCGGTCCCTCCGACCTTGACGGATCAATTCATGCTCGAGTCCCTGTGGCAGCATCTCGACCGCCACACACCCACTCTCGTAGCGGTCACCGTGCCCTTTCCTGGAAACCTCTACGGCGCCTTTCGTATCGCCCACTCGATCAAGCAACGACGGCCCGACATCACCGTTGCTCTTGGCGGCGGGTATGCCAACACAGAGCTTCGGCGTCTGTCCGATCCACGCGTGTTCGACTATGTCGATTTCGTCACGCTCGACGACGGGGAACGGCCCCTGCTGTCGTTGATCGAACATCTGGCAGGAACCAGGTCGCGGACCACGCTCTGCCGGACGTTCTACCGAGAGAAGGATCGAGTCGTCTTTGCAAACGAGATGTCCGATCGAGAATTCAGTATGGGTGAGGTCGGTTGCCCGACGTATAGCGGGCTAAACCTGGGTCGCTATCTCACCATCTTAGACAGCACCAATCCCATGCATCGCCTCTGGTCGGAAGGTCATTGGAATAAACTGACGGTCGCCCACGGCTGTTACTGGAAGCAATGTACCTTCTGCGATGTCGGGCTCAACTATATCAGTCGCTACGAGATGACGCCGACCGATCGGCTCATCCAGCAGATCGAGCAACTGATTGCCGAAACAGGCCGCCGGGGGTTCCATTTTGTCGACGAAGCGGCGCCTCCCGCTGCGCTGAAGGCCCTCGCCTTGGCCTTGCTTGAACGGGGCATCACCATTTCCTGGTGGGGCAATATCCGTTTTGAAGAAGCATTTTCACCGGACCTCTGCCGCCTGCTGGCTGCCTCCGGTTGCATTGCGGTGACGGCAGGACTCGAAGCCGCCTCCGACCGGTTGCTGGAGAAGATCAAGAAAGGGATTACCGTCGATCAGACGGCACTTGTGGCGGCGGCCTTCAAAGATGCAGGTATCCTGATCCATGCCTATCTTATGTACGGCTGTCCCTCCGAGACCGTCCAAGAAACCGTAGACTCGCTGGAGCGGGTCCGTCAATTGGTCGCGGCAGACCTCATGCAATCCGCCTTCTGGCATCGGTTCACCGCGACGGCTCACAGCCCGATCGGCCTCAAACCGGCCGCGCATGGGCTGCGTATCCTCGGACCGACGTTTCAGGGGTTCGCGGAAAATGACCTTCAGCATGAGGACCGGGAGGGCGAGACGCCTGACTGGCTCGGTGAAGGACTGCGGCGATCGATGCTCAATTATCTGGAAGGAAAGGGACTGACTCTGGACGTCCGCCAATGGTTCGACCATGCCACTCCCAAGCCCCGCGTCTCCTCTACCTGGGTGCCGCGTCTCCTCAAGGGCCGAGTGGTTGAAGATGATCCAGGGGCAGAACGGCGGTTTGTGTGGCTAGGTGGGCAACCAGTCTGTGAGCCGGTTGGAAGAAGAACAAGATTGATTCTGCCTGGACGGATGAGCGATCGCGCAGTTACCCTCCCCACCCCACAGGCTGAGTGGCTGAACGATCTGATCCTGCAATCCACTCCGCACCACAATCCTTCCCGTCCCTACCCGCTGCTCCGGGACTCGAAGCCGGCCTTTCCAGGCACGGCCCGGGAGTTCGATTCCTTTCTCAAAACGACAGCCTGGAAGCAGGTGCGGGCTGCAGGCCTCCTGCTCGTGTAG
- a CDS encoding flagellar basal body rod C-terminal domain-containing protein: MLSAMHSALSGLAAFEKEIEVTAHNVANVNTNGFKKSRTEFVAVASGGVLPVVQKDNSAGPTVLNNTGYNPALVELSNVDLGEETVNQILAQRGFEANLRTLHTADGMLGTILDMKK; this comes from the coding sequence ATGTTATCCGCCATGCACTCAGCCCTCTCCGGACTCGCGGCCTTTGAGAAAGAGATTGAGGTCACGGCTCATAATGTGGCCAACGTCAATACGAATGGGTTTAAGAAGTCCCGGACAGAATTTGTGGCAGTGGCCTCCGGCGGGGTCCTTCCAGTCGTGCAAAAGGACAACTCCGCCGGTCCTACGGTCTTGAACAACACCGGCTATAATCCTGCCCTCGTCGAGTTATCGAATGTCGATCTCGGGGAAGAAACCGTCAACCAGATCCTTGCACAGCGTGGATTTGAAGCGAATCTCCGCACCCTCCATACAGCGGACGGGATGTTGGGAACCATTTTGGATATGAAAAAATAG
- a CDS encoding CusA/CzcA family heavy metal efflux RND transporter, with product MERLFILSLRYRFFTLVAMSLVIVVGLWSFNHLTIDAMPDLTPVQVQILTRSPALGPVEVEQFITFPIEASLSGLPALRELRSVSRYGLSAVTAIFEDRMDVYRARQLVTERLTRAMERIPVEYGRPVMGPLTTGLGEVYQFTLRGKGYSPMALRTLLEWDIGMRLRTVPGVVEVNIWGGEPQQFQVAVDPAKLQSFNLSLRQVFEALERNNAIAGGGYIEHQREQLLIRGEALATQVADLARIVVAHGPGGVPIFISDLAEAKEASALRIGAATAMGEGETVIGMVQMLAGENAQMVVELVKARVREIEATLPPGVTIEPYYDRTILVSKVIQTVRNNLLEGGLLVIAVLFLFLGDLRAGVIVASAIPLSMLIAFSGMMQAGISGNLMSLGAIDFGLLVDGSVVMVDNILRRLAKKGVMSREERLSEILAAGREVLWPMTLAVGIIILVYVPILALTGIEGKMFRPMALTVILALAGSLLLAVTVTPLFAFWFVRATAGHEDTRVIGMLRRLYEPCLRWAVARPAWVVTPAVGLFVVSLGIGTWLGIEFVPRLDEGDMAIQVWRLPSVSLSESVRNAVDVEKVLLTFPEVLQVVTRTGSPEVATDVMGVELSDVFVILKPRQEWTTAGSREDLIARMRPAILDAVPGVGLGFTQPIEMRFNELIAGTRSDLAVKIFGPDLDVLRQQAESVARVLETVRGAADVKVEQVAGLPLLRVIVDRAQIARYGLTADEVLTLVQATRVGHVVGTVVQGPRRFDLVVRLADSVSADPAALGNLLIPTSHGELVPLSRVAAIRVDTGPAQISREHVQRRIVVENNIRGRDLGSFVTEAQHAVAREVSLPTGYELTWGGQFQHLQEATSRLAVIVPITLLMILGVLSVIFGAMRPALLIFLNVPLSLSGGILALWLRGLPLSISAIIGFIALFGIAVLNGVVLVSHIRQLEGEGLPTDQAIVQGAMDRLRPVLMTALVASLGFLPMALATSMGAEVQRPLATVVIGGLVTATMLTLLVIPALYGRIGGRRLVPLTP from the coding sequence ATGGAACGGCTGTTTATCCTTTCGCTGCGCTACCGTTTTTTCACCCTGGTCGCGATGAGTCTTGTCATCGTCGTCGGCCTCTGGTCTTTCAATCACCTTACCATTGATGCCATGCCGGATCTGACGCCGGTCCAGGTTCAAATCCTGACACGATCACCGGCGCTTGGCCCGGTTGAAGTGGAGCAGTTCATCACGTTCCCCATTGAAGCTTCGTTGAGCGGATTGCCCGCCCTGCGCGAACTTCGATCGGTGTCTCGCTATGGGCTCTCGGCCGTCACTGCGATTTTCGAAGATCGGATGGATGTCTACCGCGCGCGGCAGTTGGTGACCGAGCGGCTGACCCGCGCGATGGAACGTATCCCGGTCGAGTATGGCAGGCCTGTTATGGGACCCCTGACGACAGGATTGGGCGAGGTCTATCAATTTACCTTGAGAGGAAAGGGCTACAGTCCCATGGCCCTCCGAACGCTTCTTGAGTGGGATATTGGAATGAGGCTGCGGACCGTACCGGGGGTCGTCGAAGTGAACATTTGGGGGGGAGAACCTCAACAGTTCCAGGTTGCGGTGGATCCAGCGAAGCTCCAGTCCTTCAATCTTTCGCTTCGGCAGGTGTTCGAGGCGCTTGAACGCAACAACGCCATCGCCGGCGGCGGCTATATCGAGCATCAACGCGAACAATTGCTCATTCGCGGAGAAGCCCTGGCAACGCAGGTGGCCGATCTTGCGAGGATTGTCGTGGCGCATGGCCCAGGGGGAGTTCCGATCTTCATCTCGGACCTCGCGGAGGCGAAGGAGGCGTCGGCGCTCCGCATCGGCGCAGCGACCGCAATGGGAGAGGGTGAAACCGTCATCGGCATGGTCCAGATGTTGGCGGGCGAGAATGCGCAAATGGTCGTCGAGCTGGTCAAAGCCAGGGTGAGAGAGATTGAAGCGACCCTCCCTCCGGGAGTGACCATCGAACCCTACTACGATCGAACAATATTAGTGTCGAAGGTGATCCAGACCGTGCGCAACAACCTGCTCGAAGGTGGACTCCTCGTCATTGCCGTGTTGTTCCTCTTTCTTGGCGATCTCCGCGCAGGGGTCATCGTGGCGTCCGCCATTCCCTTGTCAATGCTAATTGCGTTCAGCGGGATGATGCAGGCCGGGATCTCAGGCAACCTCATGAGTCTCGGTGCCATCGACTTCGGCTTGCTCGTGGATGGCTCAGTCGTGATGGTGGACAATATTCTCCGACGATTGGCGAAGAAAGGCGTCATGAGCCGAGAAGAGCGGCTGAGTGAGATTTTGGCAGCCGGCCGCGAGGTCCTCTGGCCTATGACCCTTGCCGTCGGTATCATCATTCTCGTGTACGTGCCGATCCTCGCGCTGACCGGGATCGAGGGAAAGATGTTCCGTCCGATGGCGCTGACCGTTATCCTGGCGCTGGCCGGCTCTCTGCTCCTCGCGGTGACGGTCACTCCGCTGTTCGCTTTCTGGTTTGTGCGGGCTACCGCAGGGCATGAGGACACCCGTGTGATTGGAATGCTGCGTCGCCTCTACGAACCCTGTCTCAGGTGGGCAGTGGCGCGCCCGGCCTGGGTGGTCACGCCGGCCGTCGGGCTGTTTGTCGTGAGCCTCGGGATCGGCACATGGCTGGGCATTGAGTTTGTGCCTCGACTCGACGAAGGAGATATGGCGATTCAAGTGTGGCGACTGCCCAGCGTGTCGCTGAGTGAATCGGTCCGGAATGCCGTAGATGTCGAAAAGGTGCTGCTCACATTTCCAGAAGTCCTGCAGGTGGTGACCAGGACCGGGAGTCCCGAGGTGGCAACCGACGTGATGGGAGTGGAGCTGTCCGATGTGTTTGTCATCCTCAAGCCGCGGCAAGAATGGACGACTGCCGGCAGTCGCGAGGACCTGATCGCCAGGATGAGGCCTGCCATTCTTGACGCGGTGCCAGGCGTAGGCCTCGGTTTTACGCAACCGATTGAGATGCGGTTCAATGAATTGATCGCGGGGACACGCTCCGATCTTGCTGTCAAGATTTTCGGGCCTGACCTGGACGTGCTCAGGCAGCAGGCCGAGTCCGTCGCGCGTGTCTTGGAAACTGTGCGCGGCGCCGCAGACGTCAAAGTCGAACAGGTCGCGGGACTTCCACTGCTACGAGTCATTGTGGATCGGGCTCAGATCGCACGGTACGGACTCACGGCAGATGAGGTGCTCACCCTTGTCCAGGCCACACGCGTGGGACATGTCGTCGGCACTGTCGTGCAGGGGCCACGACGTTTTGACCTCGTCGTCCGCTTAGCCGATAGCGTCTCTGCCGATCCTGCTGCATTGGGCAATCTGCTCATCCCAACGAGTCATGGGGAACTCGTCCCTCTCTCCCGGGTGGCGGCCATTCGGGTGGACACGGGACCGGCTCAAATCAGCAGGGAGCATGTGCAGCGACGTATCGTGGTGGAGAACAACATCAGGGGAAGGGACTTAGGGAGTTTCGTGACGGAGGCACAGCATGCGGTGGCACGCGAGGTCTCGCTCCCGACAGGGTACGAATTGACCTGGGGTGGACAGTTTCAACATCTTCAAGAAGCCACGAGCCGGTTGGCGGTGATCGTGCCCATCACTCTTCTCATGATTCTGGGTGTGCTGTCGGTCATCTTCGGGGCCATGCGACCAGCGCTGCTGATTTTTCTCAATGTGCCATTGTCCTTATCCGGCGGGATTCTGGCCCTCTGGCTCCGCGGGCTGCCACTCAGTATTTCAGCGATCATCGGATTCATTGCCCTGTTTGGCATTGCGGTGCTCAATGGTGTGGTGCTGGTCAGCCACATCCGGCAACTCGAAGGAGAAGGGCTTCCGACCGATCAGGCAATCGTGCAGGGTGCGATGGACCGGCTCAGGCCCGTATTGATGACGGCACTCGTCGCGAGCCTCGGCTTTCTCCCCATGGCGTTGGCCACCAGCATGGGAGCCGAAGTCCAACGGCCCCTTGCCACGGTGGTCATCGGAGGCCTGGTCACAGCGACGATGTTAACCCTGTTAGTCATCCCGGCGCTCTACGGACGGATCGGCGGCCGGCGGTTGGTCCCACTCACACCATAA
- a CDS encoding YnfA family protein, protein MSIVSSMGLYIFAGLCEIGGGYLVWLWLREGRPVWYGIAGAAVLILYGIVPTFQTAHFGRVYAAYGGMFIVLSLLWGWAMDGTRPDRFDSMGAALCLLGMGLIMYAPRD, encoded by the coding sequence ATGTCTATCGTGTCATCAATGGGGCTCTATATATTCGCCGGTCTATGCGAGATCGGTGGCGGATATCTTGTGTGGCTCTGGCTCCGCGAAGGGCGACCGGTCTGGTACGGGATCGCGGGAGCGGCCGTTCTGATTCTGTACGGCATCGTCCCGACATTCCAAACGGCCCATTTTGGCCGAGTCTATGCGGCCTATGGTGGCATGTTCATTGTTCTGTCGCTTCTTTGGGGTTGGGCGATGGATGGCACGAGACCGGACCGGTTCGACAGCATGGGAGCTGCGCTGTGTCTGCTCGGGATGGGATTGATCATGTATGCACCCCGCGACTAG
- a CDS encoding DUF3391 domain-containing protein, giving the protein MAKHAPPPSNTPQAQLIQTKPDELKVGMYVDLNCSWFKHPFASKTFKITSENELAIIRGLKLGIVLVDPALSDREGSDQLPTEDSVNGADGATVPIDIPVQAKSSSENASPQQTITRYTESLQQADAVYKQTLTQSSKALHDIRSGSSEGLSTAKDMISSLADLIVDDTTSGAMGSLLGAQDLDDVGVLHAMNVAVLSMMVGRQFDLSHEDTQMLGIAGLLHDIGEQKLPSHLHNGGGSLTADNRKAFQQHVDLGLTMLTQFPGIPDAVATMIRQHHERIDGSGYPAQLKGEQLSLHSRILMAVDEYESLINAPDVCKNLSPTEALSKLYLSGKTTFSEEVIVALIQVLSVYPPGTVVELSDKSIGLVISINLHARMRPLIIMYDPTVDQTNPNIANLSHDNTRSIARSIPRSELSHKVSDYLSLSRWTGYFINSSLEALQEEQAA; this is encoded by the coding sequence ATGGCAAAACACGCGCCTCCCCCGTCCAACACACCACAAGCACAGCTCATTCAGACCAAACCGGATGAACTCAAAGTCGGCATGTATGTCGACCTGAACTGTTCCTGGTTTAAGCATCCCTTTGCCAGCAAAACGTTCAAAATAACGTCAGAAAATGAATTGGCGATCATCCGCGGCCTGAAGTTAGGCATCGTGCTTGTCGACCCCGCCTTGTCCGATCGAGAAGGGTCAGATCAGTTACCAACAGAGGATTCCGTGAACGGAGCAGATGGAGCGACCGTTCCTATCGACATCCCGGTACAGGCCAAGTCCTCCTCTGAGAATGCCAGCCCACAGCAGACCATCACCCGATACACCGAGAGCCTGCAGCAGGCTGACGCGGTCTACAAACAGACTCTTACCCAGAGTTCGAAAGCACTTCACGATATCAGGAGCGGCTCAAGTGAGGGTCTCTCTACGGCAAAGGACATGATCAGCAGTCTGGCCGATCTCATCGTAGACGACACCACCTCTGGTGCCATGGGGAGTTTATTGGGCGCCCAGGATCTCGACGATGTTGGGGTCCTCCATGCCATGAACGTCGCCGTGCTCTCGATGATGGTCGGGCGGCAATTTGACCTGAGCCATGAAGACACGCAGATGCTGGGCATTGCCGGTCTCCTGCACGATATCGGCGAACAAAAACTCCCCTCACACCTCCACAATGGAGGCGGCAGCCTGACTGCCGACAACCGGAAGGCCTTTCAGCAACATGTCGATCTCGGGCTCACGATGCTGACACAGTTTCCCGGAATCCCCGATGCCGTCGCCACCATGATCAGGCAGCACCATGAACGGATCGATGGATCCGGCTATCCTGCTCAATTGAAAGGTGAGCAATTGTCATTGCACTCCAGAATTCTCATGGCCGTCGATGAATATGAAAGCCTCATCAATGCGCCGGATGTGTGCAAGAACCTGTCCCCGACTGAGGCGCTCTCGAAGTTGTATCTGAGCGGCAAAACGACATTTTCCGAAGAGGTGATCGTCGCACTGATTCAAGTCTTGAGCGTCTACCCGCCGGGGACGGTCGTCGAACTCTCCGACAAATCTATCGGGCTGGTCATCAGCATCAACCTGCATGCCCGCATGCGCCCGCTGATCATCATGTACGACCCAACGGTCGATCAAACCAACCCGAATATTGCCAATCTCAGCCACGACAACACCAGATCGATCGCACGGAGTATCCCGAGAAGTGAGCTGTCCCACAAGGTATCAGACTATCTCAGCCTGAGCCGGTGGACAGGCTACTTCATCAACTCCTCCCTGGAGGCCCTGCAGGAAGAACAGGCGGCATAA
- a CDS encoding DUF4112 domain-containing protein, which yields MLAMADLLAKILDTTVKIPGTPFYLGLDPLLGLIPGIGDLLANLMGTIILGLAARLQVPQIVIARMSLNLLINGTVGAIPVVGDLFSVWFRSHARNAELLRRAATEPYRETRQARLYVVGIIAGTAMLLLLAIALVLWIVVRLWAAIAL from the coding sequence ATGCTGGCGATGGCCGACCTCTTGGCCAAGATCCTGGATACCACCGTTAAAATCCCCGGCACACCCTTCTATCTCGGCCTCGATCCCTTGCTCGGGCTCATTCCTGGAATCGGCGACTTGCTGGCCAATCTGATGGGGACCATCATCCTGGGGTTGGCTGCGCGGCTACAAGTTCCGCAGATCGTCATCGCCCGCATGAGCTTGAATCTCCTCATCAATGGAACGGTCGGGGCGATTCCCGTTGTCGGCGATCTTTTCTCCGTCTGGTTCAGGAGTCACGCCAGAAACGCCGAACTCCTGCGCCGCGCTGCGACAGAGCCCTATCGAGAAACCAGGCAGGCCAGGCTCTATGTGGTCGGTATCATCGCCGGGACCGCCATGTTGTTGCTACTCGCCATTGCACTCGTCCTTTGGATCGTCGTGAGGCTCTGGGCCGCAATCGCGCTGTAA
- a CDS encoding DsbA family protein, protein MDNVGILYSDFNCPFCYAMHERLYEMSLLDRCDWRGVQHAPYLPKPMARWSGTAGAELAHEVQMVQRLAPGLVISLPLGKPNTRLAIEWAASLLRQDVARGMEFVRQAYRAFWCEGRDLSDPSILQQLAGESAIDGEAEESHRIVQAWETAWHETGQAGVPLLISPEGNQLVGCVSVEEIRRFMHTD, encoded by the coding sequence ATGGATAATGTCGGCATCCTCTATAGCGATTTCAATTGTCCGTTCTGTTATGCGATGCATGAGCGGCTCTATGAGATGAGCCTGCTCGATCGTTGTGACTGGCGGGGTGTGCAGCATGCGCCGTATCTGCCGAAGCCGATGGCGCGTTGGAGCGGTACGGCGGGAGCGGAGCTGGCGCACGAAGTGCAGATGGTTCAACGATTGGCGCCTGGGCTGGTGATCTCCCTGCCGCTGGGCAAGCCGAATACCAGATTGGCCATCGAATGGGCTGCGTCGCTGCTCAGGCAGGATGTCGCTCGGGGCATGGAATTCGTACGCCAGGCCTATCGGGCCTTCTGGTGTGAAGGGCGCGACCTGTCAGACCCGTCGATCTTGCAGCAATTGGCGGGGGAGTCGGCCATCGATGGCGAGGCTGAAGAGAGTCACCGCATCGTTCAGGCATGGGAGACGGCCTGGCACGAGACTGGCCAGGCCGGCGTTCCCTTGCTGATTTCGCCGGAGGGAAACCAGCTTGTCGGCTGTGTATCCGTTGAGGAGATTCGACGTTTCATGCATACGGATTAA